The sequence CAGCACGCGCTCCTTAGTGGATTCCGCAATGCGATACTCTGCCGAGCGCCCGTTAAGGACAAGGCTGGCGGTGGTTTTGGAAACATTTGCCAGGCGGGCAATGTCATCCATGGTTAGGCGTATAAATTGGCTCACAGTAACTCTTAACACACATCCAAGCTGCAAGGTTACCGAAAAATGGGGGGCTTGGATTGCATATTTATGCTTTATGGAAAAATAAAAGGGAGCATCCCTGCTTGCCAGATTGCAAATCTTTGCACCACACTTTGGTAATCACTGCTATTGCAGAAAAAACTCAACCATTGCTTTAACTTAGGGTAGGGTGCGGCGTCAAACCATTCTGGATCAACGCTGGCAAACTGACGAATAAACGGAAATATCGCGATGTCTGCAAGGCTGATTTTATTCGTGAGTAAAAAGGTAGTTTGCGCGAGTTGCGTTTCTAAATCATGTAAAAATTGCTCACCTTGGTTGCGATAGTATTCTTTGGAGTGATCAGGATAACGGTCTGCATATTTATATTGGTCAAGATGCTGCTTGAATTGCTGGTCATTATGATTAATTAGGGCATTTATTTGTGCAGCTAGCCCGGTATCCTGCGGACAAAGCCAGCCATGCGGATCATTCTGTATTAATGCCCATTGCATAATTTCAATACTTTGTTCAATGATATGCCCATTACTTAAAACTAATACCGGCACGGTGCCTTTGGGTGAGGCAAGTAGTAATTCTGCCGGCTTCTCTTTCAGAACAATTTCGCGTAATTCAACCTGAATACCCGAATATTGAATCGCCATTCTGGCGCGTATGGCGTAGGGACAACGGCGAAAGGAGTAGAGGATGGGCAACATAGCTTATATATATCGAGAGATGGGGCGGATGATACTCGGTGTGATAAGAAATGGAGCAGAAGACGGTCATTGTTTATCTTGGAGTACTTGTTTTCTCTCTGCCGTATAGGCCCACCAAGGGCGAGGTGCTTCACCGTTTATAAAGCGGGTAATCGATATAAATACGTCGATGACGCATGGATCATGGCGCGTTGCAGTTTGCTGACAAAGCCTTGCATACATCTCAAACGGGCATTGGCTTTTAAGCTGCTCAGGGGTATGAATACCGAGCAGCTCTAAATCTTTAGCCCCCGCCTTACCGATATTGGGTAAATCTGTGTGTGTGCTTACGCGGCTGCGATCTACTTTATCTGGGTTCATATTGGCTC comes from Iodobacter ciconiae and encodes:
- a CDS encoding glutathione S-transferase → MLPILYSFRRCPYAIRARMAIQYSGIQVELREIVLKEKPAELLLASPKGTVPVLVLSNGHIIEQSIEIMQWALIQNDPHGWLCPQDTGLAAQINALINHNDQQFKQHLDQYKYADRYPDHSKEYYRNQGEQFLHDLETQLAQTTFLLTNKISLADIAIFPFIRQFASVDPEWFDAAPYPKLKQWLSFFCNSSDYQSVVQRFAIWQAGMLPFIFP
- a CDS encoding helix-hairpin-helix domain-containing protein; translated protein: MNPDKVDRSRVSTHTDLPNIGKAGAKDLELLGIHTPEQLKSQCPFEMYARLCQQTATRHDPCVIDVFISITRFINGEAPRPWWAYTAERKQVLQDKQ